The following proteins come from a genomic window of Deltaproteobacteria bacterium:
- the prmA gene encoding 50S ribosomal protein L11 methyltransferase: MTKVIQKNAWVELQVEIHPSIAEIVANFLIEQGSPGVIQENVSGSSLRKKERIIGYYINDRSFGGKRKIIQAYIFSICKSQRKSFFLRSRIIQEEKWAEAWKSNFKPLPISPRIVVKPPWENYPPKKGQIIIEIDPGMAFGTGTHPSTQMCLQTLDKVIPSFPDQPSLLDVGTGSGILAIAARKLGAKRVVAIDLDPVAVDSARKNAAVNKIKNEIDFRVGSLDGVSLGFDIVVANLLPQELLSVASSLAEKISPGGVAIVSGFLQKQKKEVAEAFAGYNLKVQLTKNSQGWACFVLGHKEEEK; encoded by the coding sequence GTGACTAAAGTTATTCAGAAAAATGCCTGGGTGGAATTGCAGGTGGAAATTCACCCTTCTATTGCGGAAATTGTTGCCAATTTCTTGATCGAGCAGGGCTCACCTGGAGTAATCCAGGAGAATGTTTCGGGGTCGTCGCTTAGAAAGAAAGAACGGATCATTGGCTATTACATCAATGATCGTTCCTTTGGGGGGAAACGAAAAATAATTCAGGCCTATATTTTTTCCATTTGTAAATCCCAACGAAAGTCCTTCTTTCTGCGATCCAGAATCATCCAGGAAGAGAAGTGGGCGGAAGCCTGGAAATCGAATTTCAAGCCCCTGCCTATCTCCCCGCGCATTGTGGTTAAACCGCCGTGGGAGAACTATCCCCCCAAAAAAGGACAAATCATTATCGAGATCGATCCGGGCATGGCCTTCGGCACCGGCACCCACCCCAGTACGCAAATGTGTCTGCAAACTTTGGATAAAGTGATTCCATCTTTTCCCGACCAGCCTTCCCTCTTGGATGTGGGGACCGGATCAGGAATTTTGGCGATCGCGGCCCGGAAACTGGGGGCAAAGCGGGTTGTGGCCATTGACCTCGACCCGGTGGCTGTGGACTCAGCCCGAAAGAACGCGGCTGTGAACAAGATCAAAAATGAAATCGACTTTCGCGTTGGCTCCTTGGATGGCGTGAGCCTTGGTTTTGACATCGTTGTGGCCAACCTCTTACCCCAGGAACTCTTGAGCGTAGCGTCTTCTCTTGCCGAAAAAATCTCCCCGGGAGGAGTTGCCATCGTATCCGGGTTCCTGCAAAAACAAAAAAAAGAAGTGGCTGAGGCTTTTGCCGGCTATAATTTGAAAGTCCAGCTCACGAAAAATTCCCAAGGCTGGGCTTGTTTCGTGTTGGGTCATAAAGAAGAGGAAAAATGA